GCCTGATGGGCATCGGCGCCGCCGCGGTCCACTGGGCCAAGACGCTCATGAACGACCACGAGAAGGTCGAGATGCGCCATCAGCAGCGCAGCTCGGACGAGACGCGCGCCGCAGCCGTCGAGGTCCTCAAGGAAGGCGCCGCCGACTCCGGCATCGGCCGACGCGGTGTCCTCAAGGGCGCCGCGGTGACCTCCCTCGCGCTGTTCCCGCTCGCCATCGCCGTGCCCCTGATCGGCGACGTGGGCGGCAGCTGGGACGTCTCCAAGCTCAAGCACACGATCTGGCGCAAGGGCGTCAAGCTGACGACCGACCCCGCCGGGCGGCCGATCAAGGCCGCTGACGTGACTATCGGATCCGTCTTCCACGTCATCCCGGAGAACCTCGAAGAGGTCGACGCGCACGACCGCCTCAACCAGAAGGCCAAGGCTGTCGTGCTGCTGGTGCGGCTCGACCCCAAGGACCTCAAGGAAGCCGAGGACCGCAAGGGCTGGTCCTACGACGGCATCGTCGCGTACTCCAAGATCTGCACCCACGTGGGGTGCCCGGTAGCGTTGTACGAGCAGCAGACGCACCACCTGCTGTGCCCGTGCCACCAGTCGACGTTCGACGTCGCCGACGGCGCCAAGGTCGTGTTCGGACCCGCGAAGCGCCCGCTTCCCCAGCTTCCCATCGAGGTCGACGACGAGGGCTACCTGGTGGCTCAGTCCGACTTCCACGAACCTGTCGGCCCAAGCTTCTGGGAGCGCCTCAAGTGAGCACCACCACTCCGTCCCGCGGAGCGCGGGCGGCGTCCGGGACCGCCGACTATCTCGACCAGCGGACCGGCATCGGCACGGCGGTCAAGGGCTTCGCGCGCAAGATCTTCCCCGACCACTGGTCGTTCCTGCTCGGTGAGATCGCGCTCTACAGCTTCGTCGTGCTGCTGATCTCCGGCGTTTTCCTCACGATGTTCTTCGTGCCGAGCATGGGCGAGACGCATTACGAGGGCCCCTGGGCCGCCATGGACGGCGTCGAGATGTCCCAGGCGTTCGCCTCGACGCTGCGGTTGTCCTTCGAGGTCCGCGGCGGGCTGCTCATGCGGCAGATCCACCACTGGGCGGCGCTGCTGTTCATGGCCTCGATCGTCACGCACATGATGCGCGTGTTCTTCACCGGCGCGTTCCGCAAGCCGCGTGAGGTCAACTGGCTCGTCGGCTTCGTGCTGCTGATCCTGGGCCTGGCCGCCGGGTTCTCCGGCTACTCGCTGCCGGATGACGTGCTCTCGGGCAACGGCCTGCGCATCACCGACGGCGTGGTCAAGGCCATCCCGATCATCGGCAGCTACATGTCGTTCTTCCTGTTCGGGGGCGAGTTCCCGGGGACCGACATCATCCCGCGCCTCTTCACGGTGCACATCCTGCTCGTGCCAGGGCTGATCCTCGCCCTCATCGGGCTGCACCTGCTGTTCGTCGTGCTGCACAAGCACACGCAGTACCCCGGCCCGGGCCGCACCGACAAGAACGTCGTCGGCTACCCGCTGTTCCCGGTGTACACCGCGAAGGCTGGCGGCTTCTTCTTCGTCGTGTTCGGCGTGATCGCGCTCATGGCGGCCACGATGACGATCAACCCGGTCTGGAACTACGGCCCTTACGACCCGTCACCGGTGTCCGCGGGAGCCCAGCCGGACTGGTACATGCTGTTCCTCGAGGGCGCCCTGCGCCTGATGCCGGGACAGACCGAGTACGTGATCGGCGGGTACACGCTCTCGCTCAACGTCCTCATCCCCGCGATGGTGGTCCCCGGCATCCTCTTCACGGCGATCGCGGCCTACCCCTTCATCGAGGCAGCGGTCACCAAGGACAAGCGCGAGCACCACGTGCTCGACCGCCCGCGCAACGCGCCGTTCCGCACCGCATTCGGCGTGTCGTTCCTGACCGCGTTCGTGGTGCTGGTGCTCGCCGGCTCGAACGACCTCATCGCGACGCAGTTCCGGATGTCGATCAACGACATCACCTGGGCGTTCCGGGTGCTGCTCTTCGTCGGACCGGCATTCGCCTTCTGGGTGACCAAGCGGATCTGCCTGAGCTTGCAGCGCAAGGACCGCGAGCTGGTGCTGCACGGCCACGAGACCGGGCGCATCGTGCGCTTCGCGCACGGGGAGTACATCGAGGTGCACAAGCCCCTCGACGAGTACGAGCAGTGGCTGCTGGTCAGCTACGACTCTCCGCGCCCACTCGAGATCGAGCCGGCCGAGGACTCGCGCGGCGTCCGCCGCAAGGGCTACCGCAAGGACCTGCTCAAGCAGCGCGTGTCGCGGATCTTCTTCGAGGACCGCGTTGAGCCGGTCACCCCGGCCGAGCTCGCGGCGGCGCACTCGCACGGCGAGCACGACACGCTGGCCCCGGCGCCAGATCACGACCAGATCACCTCCGAGGTCGGCTCCAGTCCGGCCTCTGAGACGGACACGGAGACGCGGAATCGCTGATCCTGGTCCACAGTTGTCCTGTCCGGGCGGCGCTCCCTCTGGGTGCGCCGCCCGGCGCATATGACGGACCACCCCGACGTCTCGCGGCGAACGCCGCGACCTGAGGTAGGAGAGGCATCACGCATGGCTGACTACACCCTTCCCGATCTGCCCTACGACTACGCGGATCTCGAGCCGCACATCTCCGGGCGCATCATGGAGCTGCACCACGACAAGCACCACGCCGCGTACGTGGCGGGGGCGAACACGGCGCTCGAGAAGCTGGCCGAGGCCCGCGAGTCCGGCGACCTCTCGTCGGTGAACCTGCACGAGAAGAACCTCGCCTTCAACCTGGGCGGGCACGTCAACCACTCCGCCTTCTGGTTGAACCTCTCCCCGAACGGCGGCGACCGCCCCACCGGCGACCTGGCCGCGGCGATCGACGAGTTCTTCGGCTCGTTCGACGCGTTCCAGAAGCACTTCGCGGCGAACGCCGCGGGCATCCAGGGCTCCGGCTGGTCGATCCTCGCGTGGGACTCGATCGGCGAGCGGCTGATCATCGTGCAGCTGTACGACCAGCAGAGCAACATCGCCCTCGGCCTCGTGCCGATCGTGCTGCTGGACATGTGGGAGCACGCGTTCTACCTCGACTACGTCAACGTCAAGGCCGACTACATCAAGGCGTGGTGGAACATCGTCAACTGGGAGGACGCCGCGGCTCGCTTCGAGCGCGCGCGCACCCAGACGGCCGGGCTGATCGTCCCGCGCTGACCTGCTCGCGCCACGACGGGCGCCGGGGGCCATCGATGGCCGCCGGCGCCCGTCGCCGTCTCCAGGGGCGCCGCCCTAGTGCAGGTGCTGCGCGAGCTCGGCCCTGCTGTGCAGCCCCAGCTTGGCGAAGACGCGCGCGAGGTGGCTGTCGACGGTGCGCACCGACAGGAACAGCCGCTCCGCGATGACCTTGCTGGTCAGGCCCGCGGCGGCGAGGGCCGCGATCTCACGCTCCCGGCGGGTCAGGTCGACC
The sequence above is a segment of the Cellulomonas chengniuliangii genome. Coding sequences within it:
- the qcrA gene encoding cytochrome bc1 complex Rieske iron-sulfur subunit gives rise to the protein MSTQQNPGHGDEVVAHEGSAPATHFENPGLPPHRPRQADVNPAAAKRAERQIVVLFAISIIGTIGTVVAWSLVPPGDTPSSMRLSNFLIGFGLFLSLMGIGAAAVHWAKTLMNDHEKVEMRHQQRSSDETRAAAVEVLKEGAADSGIGRRGVLKGAAVTSLALFPLAIAVPLIGDVGGSWDVSKLKHTIWRKGVKLTTDPAGRPIKAADVTIGSVFHVIPENLEEVDAHDRLNQKAKAVVLLVRLDPKDLKEAEDRKGWSYDGIVAYSKICTHVGCPVALYEQQTHHLLCPCHQSTFDVADGAKVVFGPAKRPLPQLPIEVDDEGYLVAQSDFHEPVGPSFWERLK
- the qcrB gene encoding cytochrome bc1 complex cytochrome b subunit encodes the protein MSTTTPSRGARAASGTADYLDQRTGIGTAVKGFARKIFPDHWSFLLGEIALYSFVVLLISGVFLTMFFVPSMGETHYEGPWAAMDGVEMSQAFASTLRLSFEVRGGLLMRQIHHWAALLFMASIVTHMMRVFFTGAFRKPREVNWLVGFVLLILGLAAGFSGYSLPDDVLSGNGLRITDGVVKAIPIIGSYMSFFLFGGEFPGTDIIPRLFTVHILLVPGLILALIGLHLLFVVLHKHTQYPGPGRTDKNVVGYPLFPVYTAKAGGFFFVVFGVIALMAATMTINPVWNYGPYDPSPVSAGAQPDWYMLFLEGALRLMPGQTEYVIGGYTLSLNVLIPAMVVPGILFTAIAAYPFIEAAVTKDKREHHVLDRPRNAPFRTAFGVSFLTAFVVLVLAGSNDLIATQFRMSINDITWAFRVLLFVGPAFAFWVTKRICLSLQRKDRELVLHGHETGRIVRFAHGEYIEVHKPLDEYEQWLLVSYDSPRPLEIEPAEDSRGVRRKGYRKDLLKQRVSRIFFEDRVEPVTPAELAAAHSHGEHDTLAPAPDHDQITSEVGSSPASETDTETRNR
- a CDS encoding superoxide dismutase encodes the protein MADYTLPDLPYDYADLEPHISGRIMELHHDKHHAAYVAGANTALEKLAEARESGDLSSVNLHEKNLAFNLGGHVNHSAFWLNLSPNGGDRPTGDLAAAIDEFFGSFDAFQKHFAANAAGIQGSGWSILAWDSIGERLIIVQLYDQQSNIALGLVPIVLLDMWEHAFYLDYVNVKADYIKAWWNIVNWEDAAARFERARTQTAGLIVPR